The window CTTCGCATTATTTGCTGATGAATATTCTGTATGAACGATTTGATGAAGATCGTTCTTCACTTGCTCATTCCATCTGTTTTCATAAAGATAGGCGTGAATGGCCTCTTTTAACTGATTCGTCGAACGCGGATCAACGAGCAGGTGTTGATAGCTAGAAAATAAAGATGGAAGACCACCGACTCGTGTCGCAATGACAGGTACTTTTAAAGCAAGCGCCTCTAGGACGACGGTAGGCATTCCTTCACTATAGGAAGGAAGTGCAAACAGATCAGCTGCCATTAAGTAGTCTTTCACCTGCTCATTCGGCACCTGTCCTGGGAGTACAATGGATGCTCCAGCCCGTTCTTCCACCCCCTTTGCAAGGGGGCCTTTTCCAACAAAGACTGCTTTCACACCATCCATGCCGCTGACAGCATCAGCTAATTCAAGTAAGCCCTTCTCTTTGACTAATCGCCCGACGAAGACAACGAGCTTGTCGTGAAGGGGTAAGCCTAACTTTTTCCTGATGCCTTGTTGATCTTCTTCCGTTTTAGAAAATGACTGAAGCGGAATACCGAGCGGGAGACATTGCGCTTCCACCTTTGTCATGTCATTTGTCTTTTTAGCAAGCTCCTCGCTCACCGTCAGAACAGCAGATGCCTGTTTCACCGCCGTTTCAAAGGCTGCATGTGCCCCTTTGCTATAGCCTGGATACACGTTCACATCACTGCCATGTAAGGTCAAAAGATAAGGAATTTGCGTTTCTTTCTGAATCACAGCCGCCGCTCCGCCAGACGGCATCGCAAAGTGCGCATGGATAAAATCTGGTGACAGCTGATAACGCTGCATGGCGCCTAGAACAGAAGCCGCTATTCGTTTACTCGGCTGTGCCCATTTCAGCTGTCCAGGGATCGCTGTATAGGGCGGCCTGTATACTGTCACTCCGTTTCTTACTTCCTGTTCGGGCATATCTTTTTTCTGCCGATAGGCCGCCTTCAGCATCCGCAAAACCGGTAAATTTACTGGATTGGGACAAATGACAGTCACTTGTATTCCTTGTTTGAGCAGCTCCTGCACTTGCGTTTCATGGAATACGCCTTCACTTGGATGTTTTTCACTAGGATATACACTTGTCAGCCATAGCACCTTCATGACGAACGACCTCTTCTCAATAATTTACCTGCCACCTGCGGATACATTTTGATGAACAGCAAGCCATACAGTGCAGCACTGACACAAATCGTCAATCCTAATTGAAGTAAAATATCCGCTGACGTCAGCTTCATGCCTTGATGCAAGAAAACCGCACAGGCGGCCATCAACAGCGTCATGACAGCAGGCTTTCCAAGTGATTTTAAATACACCTTCATATCAAGCTGAATGACATACGCCATGAGCCACCTGCCGACAATAAAGTTGAGCAGACTGACACCTGAGTAAACCCAAGCTACTGTGAGCAGACTTCCTGTGCTGACACCTGCATATAAGGCGCATCCATACACGATGAGCATCCCCGTATCCCAATAAAAGGCTAAGTCCGCTCTCCCTTTGGCAAGAAGTATTGAACCGTTTGGATTCATCAGCACACGCAGAAGGCCGACAATGCACAAAATGTTAAGAACCGGAACGGCTACGAGCCATTTCTCTCCAAACACTACTTCTATAAAGCTATCTGATACGGCAGCAAGACCGATTAATAATGGAAAACTAATCAATGCGAGCATATTCGTCATACTGAGGAAGCCCTCTCGCAGCATGGAGTGATCACGCTGACTTTTTGCGAAAACAGGGAAAGCCACTCTCGTCACGATTGGGTTAATCTTCAGCACCGGGATCGTTACAATTTGATACGCCAAGCTGTAAATACCTAATGCTTCCGCTCCAAGAAACCGGCCGATTAAAATCATGTCTATGTTCGATCCTGCTCGATTGACCAGTCTGGATGCGAGCTGGAATGCACCAAATGAGAAAAATTCTTTCACTTCCCCTAATGCAAAAACAGGTGCTGGGCGCCACTTCTTCCAATAAGCTGCGGCATACATAAGCCCTTTTCCTGATTGCAGCAGCACTTGAGAAATGACATAGGCCACAATCGGATTGATGAAAAAGGCCAGAACGAGTAAAACAAACAGCGATATCATGGTTGCAATGGCTTCAATGGTACTTAATGTTTTAAAGGCTAAGTCCTTTTGCATCATGTATTGGTATTGCTGGCCAATTGGTGCAATCAGAAACATGATGGATAATAGTTTGAGCAAACCCTCCAGCTCTGGCCGGTTATAAAAGGCGGCAATCATTGGGCTTACTAGAATGAGTAAACAGAATAAGACAATTCCAGTGAGCAAATTGATCCAATATAATGTAGATAATTGACGTTCTGTTGTTTGTTCCTTTTGGATGATCGCTGCCCCAATCCCTAGATCAAGTAAAATCTGCGTAAATATTGTGACAGTTGTGATCATGCCAACGAGTCCAAACTCCTTCAGTGACATCACGTTCCCTAAAAAAGCGAACTGTGCGATTTGGATAATCGTAATGATGAATGCGGACAAGCTTGTCCATTTTGCCCCGCCTAGTATGCGTTTTTTCATACTTGCCATTTCTCTTCCCTACTTTACTTATCTGGCTCCGTCACCCGTCATGATGACTTTTAACGTTTTTACCATAATCTTCGTGTCGAGAGAAAATGTCAAGTTTTGAATATACTGTAAGTCGTGTGTTAATTTTTCACTCGGACTCATTTCATATCCTCCATTTACTTGAGCAAGACCTGTCAGTCCCGGCTTTACTGCTAATCTTTTCGTAAAACCTGGAATCGTCCGATTAAATTCTGCGGTAAACATCGGTCTTTCCGGCCGCGGACCTACGATACTCATTTCTCCTTTTAACACGTTGATAAATTGCGGGAGTTCATCGATTCTTGTTTTACGAATGAAGGCTCCCACTTTGGTGATACGCGGGTCATTTTTTTGTGCCCATTTCGCTCCTCCGCTTTCAGCGTCGGTTCTCATCGATCTGAGCTTCCATAATTTAAAGTAAACACCGTCTTTCCCTACCCTCTCCTGCATATAAAAGGCTGGTCCCGGTGTTTCCAGCTTAATCAAGAGAGCAAACAGCAAAATGATCGGCGTACTCAACATCAATCCGATGAACGAGAACATTAAATCTATGAAACGTTTTGCAAATAAATAACGAACCATATGTTCTGTTAAGGCAAAAGAGTGGTTTCGTCTCACTTCATATTCTCTATAAAGATTCATCGCTTTCTCTGCACTCACTGACCTGCACCTCACCATCTAAAGTAGTTGTTGTGTAAAGAGATGTTCTATGAAAGTCAGTTTATCAGAGCAACATTAAGCAAATGTAAATGCGCTGTTAAGTCTTGTAAAACTGTGTTAAGAATGTGCACTTATATAAAGTTATGCCCTTTTCAACGTAAAAAAGACCCGCAATTCTGCGGGTCTTTGGGTCTTTTCTTTATTTTGCTTTGACGGATTCGATGGTTTTTAATCGAAGGGTTCCGTTTGCATCTTTTGTATAGGTTACTTTCACTTTTGATTCTTCTTTTAAGCTGTTCACTTGTTTAGAAAACGCATTTCCGAACTGAATAGCTACTTCTTTGCCATCAATGTTCACAGCAATGGTATGTCCATCAGCCAAACCGACATATGTGCCTTCTTTGGTGACTTCATTTTTCTTATTTGTTGTTGATTCTTTCTTTGTTTTAGAATCAGCTTTTGATTGATCCTTAGCAGGTTCTTCTTTTGTGATTTCTTTACTTGAGCTGTCTTTTGCCGCTTCATCAGATTGACCAGCTTGCTCTTCTTTTTGAGCAGCTGTTTCTTTGCTTTGATCATCTGCTTTTTCATTAGATGACTGATCTTCTGTTTTTTCCTCTGAAGCATTTTCTTTCTTTTGATCAGCCGCTTCGGTTGTTTCCTTTTTGCTGTCATCCTTATTGTTGTCGCTTGATTGATTTGTTGTGCCGCATGCTGTAAGTACTACACCTAGAAGCAATACTAGAAACGGCATTGTGATTAATTTTTTCAAGATCGTCACCTCTTCATGATTTGTCGATTTGCTGTCGCTTGAAGATTCATGCGTAAACCATTCACCTTCTATGTTTCAATTATAACAAAGATAACCAAAAATGAAATGTATTTTTAACTTGACACATTATTGATTACCCGATCACTTCATAGACTTTTGAAAAAAGGCTGCCGAGAGACGTTCTCGAGCAGCCTAAGAGGAGTATCTGAGGCACCCCTCATGTTTGTATTTTCTTATCTAAAGTAACCTGACACACCGCTTGAAATGCCTGACGCTAAACGATCTTTATACGTAGCAGATTTCAAGATGTTTGAATCAACTGGACTGGACACAAAACCAGTTTCTAAAAGAACACTCGGCATTTTAGAATATTTAATCACGTAGAATCCAGCTGTTTTCACACCACGGTCTCTTGTACCAAGTGCACTGACCATTTTAGGCTGAATGTTTTGCGCAAGCTTCAAGCTGTTTGCAGACGCATAGGTTTTGTCATAATACGTTTCTGTTCCGTTTGCACTGCTGTTATCATTTGAGTTGGCATGGACACTAATGAAGATATCTGCTTTCGCATTCGCACCTTTGCTCACTCGTGTTTGAAGACTGTCAAATGTGTCTGATGTTCTTGACATGGTAACAAGTGCACCAGCGTTGTTTAATTTCGTATTTAAACGTTTTGCTACATCTAAATTCAAGTTCTTTTCATATAAACCGTAGCCTACAGCTCCTGAATCATGTGCACCATGACCTGGATCAATGAATACTTTTTTCCCGACGACAGGATTTTTTAATTGATTCACAACAGTTGGTGTCACCGTATTTGTACTGCCTACGACAGTAAATTTGGTGATTTTTTTACTGCTGATTGTTGCTCTTGTTACTTTTGGTAATGTCTTTTCATTCGTTAGAAGCAATGCTTTGTTTTGCTTCGCTGCGATCCCTGCAGCAGAAGATGAAGTGGCATAGCCAAATCCTCTTCCTACATAGGTATTATACGTGCTCATATTATACTTTTTCACAATATTAGCGGCAACGTCATAACGAGTGGAGCCTTTGATTCGTGTTGGAGATTTCAATTGATTATAAGCTGCTTTTGTGACGTAATTTTCTCCGCCGACTACAATGGTTTGTTTGACATTGCTTGCTTTTGCAACAGAAGCGATTTCAGAACGAA is drawn from Bacillus pumilus and contains these coding sequences:
- a CDS encoding sugar transferase — encoded protein: MSAEKAMNLYREYEVRRNHSFALTEHMVRYLFAKRFIDLMFSFIGLMLSTPIILLFALLIKLETPGPAFYMQERVGKDGVYFKLWKLRSMRTDAESGGAKWAQKNDPRITKVGAFIRKTRIDELPQFINVLKGEMSIVGPRPERPMFTAEFNRTIPGFTKRLAVKPGLTGLAQVNGGYEMSPSEKLTHDLQYIQNLTFSLDTKIMVKTLKVIMTGDGAR
- the tuaB gene encoding teichuronic acid biosynthesis protein TuaB; translation: MASMKKRILGGAKWTSLSAFIITIIQIAQFAFLGNVMSLKEFGLVGMITTVTIFTQILLDLGIGAAIIQKEQTTERQLSTLYWINLLTGIVLFCLLILVSPMIAAFYNRPELEGLLKLLSIMFLIAPIGQQYQYMMQKDLAFKTLSTIEAIATMISLFVLLVLAFFINPIVAYVISQVLLQSGKGLMYAAAYWKKWRPAPVFALGEVKEFFSFGAFQLASRLVNRAGSNIDMILIGRFLGAEALGIYSLAYQIVTIPVLKINPIVTRVAFPVFAKSQRDHSMLREGFLSMTNMLALISFPLLIGLAAVSDSFIEVVFGEKWLVAVPVLNILCIVGLLRVLMNPNGSILLAKGRADLAFYWDTGMLIVYGCALYAGVSTGSLLTVAWVYSGVSLLNFIVGRWLMAYVIQLDMKVYLKSLGKPAVMTLLMAACAVFLHQGMKLTSADILLQLGLTICVSAALYGLLFIKMYPQVAGKLLRRGRSS
- a CDS encoding N-acetylmuramoyl-L-alanine amidase produces the protein MRSIMKTAILSLIAIFVIVPTASADNSVSRIDGGSRYAVAANVAKKGWGTASTVVLVGKTAYADATAGIPLAHQKNGPVLYTNSKSLSGDTKKALKALKTKTVIVLGSTSSVSNNVVNEVKKMGISTQRISGKNRYELSANIAKKMKKPAGVVVVEGSFYAHGIAIAPVAAQKGFPILYTDKKGLRSEIASVAKASNVKQTIVVGGENYVTKAAYNQLKSPTRIKGSTRYDVAANIVKKYNMSTYNTYVGRGFGYATSSSAAGIAAKQNKALLLTNEKTLPKVTRATISSKKITKFTVVGSTNTVTPTVVNQLKNPVVGKKVFIDPGHGAHDSGAVGYGLYEKNLNLDVAKRLNTKLNNAGALVTMSRTSDTFDSLQTRVSKGANAKADIFISVHANSNDNSSANGTETYYDKTYASANSLKLAQNIQPKMVSALGTRDRGVKTAGFYVIKYSKMPSVLLETGFVSSPVDSNILKSATYKDRLASGISSGVSGYFR
- the tuaC gene encoding teichuronic acid biosynthesis protein TuaC, which encodes MKVLWLTSVYPSEKHPSEGVFHETQVQELLKQGIQVTVICPNPVNLPVLRMLKAAYRQKKDMPEQEVRNGVTVYRPPYTAIPGQLKWAQPSKRIAASVLGAMQRYQLSPDFIHAHFAMPSGGAAAVIQKETQIPYLLTLHGSDVNVYPGYSKGAHAAFETAVKQASAVLTVSEELAKKTNDMTKVEAQCLPLGIPLQSFSKTEEDQQGIRKKLGLPLHDKLVVFVGRLVKEKGLLELADAVSGMDGVKAVFVGKGPLAKGVEERAGASIVLPGQVPNEQVKDYLMAADLFALPSYSEGMPTVVLEALALKVPVIATRVGGLPSLFSSYQHLLVDPRSTNQLKEAIHAYLYENRWNEQVKNDLHQIVHTEYSSANNAKHLIQQYEKVLNQSISIV